In Onthophagus taurus isolate NC chromosome 6, IU_Otau_3.0, whole genome shotgun sequence, a genomic segment contains:
- the LOC111416840 gene encoding uncharacterized protein has translation MEISRDTSGSTGHLSSSGSIGGGMHHSHSTPAGVDGGVRTPPATPKKGGKMLAIRVQMLDDSITIFQVQAKAVGRVLFDQVCKQLHLLEADYFGLEYHDLSGTRYWLDLQKPISRQLGLSLVDPLLCFCVKFYTPDPGQLEEEYTRYLFCLQVKRDLAQGLMQCNDNTAALMASYIVQAECGDYVSEDYPDHTYLSTYKFVPHQDHDMERRIMENHKKHAGQSPAEADLNLLETARRCELYGIKMHPAKDHENVPLNLAVAHMGIVVFQQYTKINTFSWAKIRKISFKRKRFLIKLHPEGYGYYKDTVEFFFEGRNECKNFWKKCVENHGFFRCSSVKNVSRHKTRVLSRGSSFRYSGRTQKQIVEFVRDNYVKRQAFQRSASFRHTSAHSSAVNMHNSTVGNSISAHPLLPLADSNLSVEVSKLSGSLGSMGEVVGYQDSLTTKSAYPHRTTAMSWNSVTDTRPITLPAQTMSSPSPPLTTQSASPVTSATTSPQHIPYEINIHHPAIISSSPVAVRAAVHRADTGTLTRTRTTTVVRTPSSHKSEGFLDHRHSPPPLTNSCPSQTQSQNDLDAARDAVSGASVVSERRPVPSKRRIWQRSASCRDLYDFSFEDSGQAKRRIKPPKPAEKVEERKLESPVTRYDDHRVLYESLSRNTSLEIHQDIMVPDQKVYSSSYPGTTPLYSQESVEDPGNYDLRDSQDDLSHDSYELLERSDDDYSTSGDYKYRKAKQILNTRSCSLDSGNYLPSDTDSDNERKLKCKSSSDVHADIFSIEDPRDFPREIIPRKSDGSFYKAFKLGSRTSSLESKSDYYESKSRSSKESLKKRERSLGSRTSSQESKSDYDIKKQKAADTFRKAYIESRTSSLDSRSEYYDATSLKHDESKPKYHHDYDRKIQFERNYGTHISISKHENSEMNRNYSLDFNSIHTFKETSHVHSISLQNVETEQNIRIKNFEQNTIPRTQKQKTTPQENDSKDVHIWPESIPGLPTKIPVIRDWTSKSRSTESESNIFSFDEDKIQSLQESDIDVPFGVVPNIDIRRKKSEKPFRDIFVEIEPRKGRESIQLHQPIERTKSDPNSLARQRLNSNSRRLLLKHQKSIDLTPAESSDEDYLYKQIPSAPPIMKYRGSQFEMPSAEFGHFDILKREIEGQKTKFEVPKSQFEILGAKTQSDFINLPPKNDVDIPYVLHKRHVMNGTASKEEPKKEVKKEPKKESVKGIQEVPDVIEPKKLKPKSPIEPEKTFLFTQNIDLSKVDPVTLEIDKSVKPIQHMSSPKRDITKIDPAILEALNSKLSQIESDSPTSSKTESLKPSQKIKPPQEPIIEPKVEILKKIDKIMQKNDIKATLEKIEKPKPKDKLKTDMKKRVIKPRMQPNKKGGKTNKTKVRITSFSSDDESLDSDDVFGSAEATPTKMEFSPPQMRKEMESILKFESERKYLQYTMSSTEVEGSPPQTRKSELLLDRTLDPNYQTELRRISERSLSIPSSEDDLNIKTSDMAPVFAEPSVVSEGLSTVPEDDGDKSVDDTVEQVTVQELLGEEDLKSINETKEKEKQLLQADIEKDLKDLKVPPKTKITEICSPSLRRKGQSPLLFAHARLNLSEGSAFSLLQKQQSSEAQLLSGRRTKSLDAPVISVNRLPPLNAFSSKDDTVEEEDQCDLILKESDTTDYESPTKPKEFIQKSVESDEKSDIEKSKPEMKLQKERSKENDQIVPDVSKDRKKSTQKMPLSKTKPSPQKISKEKELKPKPPLPQKAAVAKPPKLPLRTSNGKPLHKSLSGDKPDDPNLPKQKSLPTQASLTLPEIKRTKSQELELQKKLPTKEKARSLERLELKRISSKERTKSQEESDTEAKRKEKQQMLYETAIKQTKTIKSPVKDTLPVFPQVEEMVRERGGKLEISINTIENNTVSLEEAIIITKSPKKLDKKIDKKLTKSLELNLTGDEEEESRSVQRLGKSLDLDNRPEKETSEFDFDFQPDLPKDEEPAKQEDEHSSDNDDTLRESEMTQDIILEGTSLDVWLSVEEVAKDDKLDNITVLQKSADFFEHRPTVKPPDLAKIDTKSSSDSQSMEKMSLGNSLDIKYIDDSGDSSHKSEKDAQITAELRKATQTVEKLLMKKLEKKRMQAELSKKESEEKTEEKTLVHITSDESLTSVSELKGEKESFLHEVTVKLTTERSRSEDNTGSWITVECEEYVGTEESFDYDVQDEKDDKEDQKTEDSKTDDNLLTTEIRSSNKIELLKRSSDQSRSSDTTGSWTSGEKDLSPGHHKETEESSVSCSMGRAIGLSQTIEKFASRDQIDKTSPDLEPPRSPRSPRICVLGRAFTIDEASDKEQESEDSISDAHDIPKDLTPIQEVQDESNETPLKYKKKPYPFEEKWSNDSELSQKLQQKICKKLSSSERNGSSVDDSFSESKRNNKLFGEKLSTESRNSLDTESSSGSLGVAVRMQKSGDNKEFSSTWKQFPLESSGSSSLEEGIMPPDQDLYGQEYFLSRENSSDFTTLADITYMQKDNDITPTKDDDEPSFPSAFNCPCLTSVAITDVLHSYGTTFLSRTLSRISERSTNSEKSSVDEDSTKASTQSDSLHEESGASSDRQVSISSDSPSNAAHVSDSDKKSKSTNNSKIKKETSKPSDKISEGHLPNINNLLQRQISDDRRTSAEMADLSIDEIEIITSERGLKLRRQGSDDTVIDEECFEDRKRSSSSQESEEWPLPDIPQTKQPLLALHEFPSSDTSQQTTQVYQPPKIVIPKTFGLRGSLKSQESEQWPSPPSSVAEPVIGNIETYYVNPPEEAYKTIVESGSTVSTYENDSNSDNSNRTLDMDAEKTHTYENVAADIGSESLSESLSAGPSGVKIVLEKKSESPSSNSEEILNDDVFTDCPTTGELRPPTAMRKSTTSDDSSHSGHKTDLKPPSRKASHSSYSDEDCTSSIGTTLEDGTVRYALKPTKCTHSSHSEDTSIALSLSEWSNSTNTVKFQNLSTSNSNTKSSGLKSDDNSLTDIAQSISEWSSSNSNTMKAQSLQFQKLSSSTGDSSTLTEMIPTISDWSSSESKTLVAQVNQAFFNPPPPIQEQRQIRLGSSVDDVELSNISDVKSPQNIPSEDAVIRGITREKSFTKSTERPMVIPSQILSESEKSTESSSMEQRTVHVQKYDKEKQKYLQKTKSTERPVKVPLKLSKCSPYYSSSLSSESTPLASTASVSKTATVPLTRVHKKSLLHGKSPPSENDSTSSMESPKSKSETRRGYRRRRQTPQKRYKNEKEHPKEEYFYVEQGDYNQYLANRSVEEMVFQYDISETSPAGYIEEGYFPDGDSQSGSDIFRMERDEDDRCEIVEGFDVTSIPPPLIEDDFEAEKANDI, from the exons gcTAAAGCTGTGGGAAGAGTGCTGTTTGATCAAGTTTGCAAACAGCTTCACCTTCTCGAAGCTGATTATTTTGGATTAGAATATCACGATCTATCAGGAACAAGG tATTGGTTGGATCTACAAAAGCCAATTTCAAGACAACTGGGTTTATCTCTTGTAGACcctttattatgtttttgtgtaaaattttacACACCAGATCCAGGTCAGCTCGAAGAAGAATACACGCGCTATCTCTTCTGCCTCCAGGTGAAAAGGGACCTTGCACAAGGACTTATGCAATGCAACGATAACACGGCAGCTCTTATGGCTAGTTATATAGTTCAAGCGGAGTGTGGTGATTATGTCTCAGAAGATTATCCAGACCACACTTATTTATCGACGTACAAGTTTGTTCCTCATCAAGATCATGATATGGAAAGAAGAATCATGGAGAATCATAAAAAACACGC AGGTCAGTCACCAGCGGAGGCGGATTTAAATCTTTTGGAGACCGCTAGAAGATGTGAATTGTATGGAATTAAAATGCACCCAGCCAAAGATCATGAAAACGTACCGTTGAACCTTGCAGTAGCTCATATGGGAATAGTTGTTTTTCAACAATACACGAAGATTAACACGTTTTCTTGGGCAAAAATACGAAAGATTTCTTTTAAGAGGAAACGATTTCTGATTAAACTACATCCTGAGGGTTAc GGGTATTATAAAGATACTGTGGAGTTTTTCTTTGAGGGAAGAAATGAAtgtaaaaatttctggaagaaATGTGTCGAAAATCATGGATTCTTTAGGTGTTCGTCTGTGAAGAATGTATCAAGACATAAAACAAGGGTACTTTCAAGAGGAAGTTCTTTTAG gTACAGTGGTAGAACTCAAAAGCAGATAGTAGAATTTGTTCGAGATAATTACGTAAAACGGCAAGCATTCCAAAG GTCGGCATCGTTTCGACACACTAGCGCTCATTCTAGTGCTGTCAACATGCACAACAGCACTGTCGGAAACAGCATTTCTGCCCATCCTCTGTTGCCGCTTGCTGACAGCAACCTCAGCG TGGAAGTGTCCAAACTATCGGGGTCGCTGGGTTCGATGGGCGAAGTTGTGGGGTACCAGGATTCTCTGACGACGAAGTCAGCTTATCCCCACCGCACCACAGCTATGTCTTGGAATTCGGTAACCGACACGCGGCCTATCACGCTACCTGCTCAGACGATGAGCTCGCCATCACCTCCTCTGACGACGCAATCG GCATCTCCAGTAACCTCTGCGACTACGAGCCCGCAACATATCCCATACGAGATCAACATCCACCACCCAGCCATCATCAGCAGTTCCCCTGTCGCCGTTCGCGCAGCAGTTCACAGGGCCGATACAGGTACTCTCACGCGCACTCGCACCACCACTGTTGTCCGGACGCCCTCTAGCCATAAGTCAGAGGGTTTCCTCGATCACCGACACTCGCCCCCACCGCTAACAAACAGCTGCCCCTCGCAGACGCAATCGCAAAACGACCTGGACGCAGCTCGCGACGCCGTCTCAGGGGCATCGGTCGTCTCAGAGCGACGTCCGGTGCCTTCAAAACGTCGCATATGGCAACGTAGCGCAAGTTGTCGCGATCTTTACGATTTCAGCTTCGAGGACTCCGGCCAGGCCAAACGGCGAATTAAACCGCCGAAGCCTGCGGAGAAAGTCGAAGAACGCAAGCTTGAATCCCCCGTTACTCGTTACGACGATCATCGCGTCCTTTATGAATCTCTATCGCGAAATACTAGCCTGGAAATTCATCAGGATATTATGGTTCCTGATCAAAAAGTATACTCTAGTAGTTATCCTGGGACAACTCCGTTGTATTCGCAGGAATCCGTTGAGGATCCTGGGAATTACGACTTGCGCGATTCACAAGATGATTTGTCCCACGATAGTTATGAGTTACTTGAACGATCTGACGATGATTACAGTACTTCCGGAGATTATAAATACCGAAAGGccaaacaaattttgaacaCGCGTAGTTGTAGTTTAGATTCAGGTAATTATCTACCTTCCGATACCGATTCTGATAACGAACGGAAACTCAAATGCAAGAGTAGTTCCGATGTTCACGCCGATATTTTCTCGATAGAAGATCCGAGGGATTTCCCAAGGGAGATAATACCGAGAAAATCGGATGGGAGCTTCTATAAAGCTTTCAAGTTAGGTTCTCGTACTTCTAGTCTTGAGTCAAAGAGCGATTATTATGAATCCAAGTCACGTTCGAGCAAGGAAAGTCTTAAGAAACGTGAACGAAGTCTTGGATCTCGCACTTCTAGTCAAGAATCGAAGAGTGATTACGacataaagaaacaaaaagCTGCCGACACATTCCGGAAAGCTTACATCGAATCTCGTACTTCTAGTTTAGATTCTCGAAGCGAATACTACGATGCGACATCTTTGAAACATGATGAGAGCAAACCTAAGTATCATCACGATTACGATAGGAAAATACAGTTTGAACGAAATTATGGAACACACATTTCTATTTCTAAGCATGAAAATAGCGAGATGAATAGAAATTATTCGTTGGATTTCAATAGTATACATACGTTCAAAGAAACATCCCATGTGCATTCTATTAGTTTACAGAATGTTGAAACTGAACAAAATATTCGTATAAAAAACTTTGAGCAAAATACGATTCCAAGAacgcaaaaacaaaaaactacacCCCAAGAAAATGATTCTAAAGACGTACATATTTGGCCAGAGAGTATTCCTGGACTTCCAACAAAAATTCCAGTTATACGAGATTGGACTTCAAAAAGTAGATCTACAGAATCGGaaagtaacatttttagttttgacGAGGACAAGATTCAATCGTTGCAGGAAAGCGATATTGATGTTCCATTTGGTGTTGTTCCAAATATAGATATTCGAAGGAAAAAATCCGAAAAACCATTTAGAGATATTTTCGTTGAAATCGAACCTCGTAAAGGCAGAGAATCCATTCAATTACATCAACCAATTGAAAGAACAAAATCAGATCCCAATTCGTTAGCTCGACAAAGACTTAATTCAAATTCACGAAGATTGTTACTTAAACATCAAAAGTCTATAGATTTAACACCTGCAGAATCTAGCGATGAAGATTATTTATACAAACAAATTCCAAGTGCCCCACCAATAATGAAGTACCGCGGATCTCAATTTGAAATGCCCTCAGCCGAGTTTggacattttgatattttaaaacgaGAAATTGAAGgacaaaaaacgaaatttgagGTACCGAAGAGTCAATTTGAAATCCTCGGTGCTAAAACTCAAtcagattttattaatttacctcCTAAAAATGATGTCGATATTCCTTACGTTTTACATAAACGACATGTTATGAATGGCACAGCTTCAAAAGAAGAACCGAAAAAGGAAGTGAAAAAGGAGCCGAAAAAAGAAAGTGTTAAAGGAATTCAAGAGGTACCTGATGTAATTGaaccaaaaaaattgaaaccaaAGAGTCCCATTGAGCCAGAAAAAACGTTCTTGTTTACgcaaaatattgatttatcaAAGGTAGATCCTGTTACTTTAGAAATTGATAAAAGTGTTAAACCAATTCAGCATATGTCTAGTCCAAAACGCGATATAACGAAAATAGATCCGGCGATTTTAGAAgctttaaattcaaaattgagtCAAATTGAAAGCGATTCGCCCACAAGTTCTAAAACGGAAAGTTTGAAAccatcacaaaaaataaaaccaccTCAGGAACCGATAATTGAACCCAAAgtcgaaattttaaagaaaattgataaaatcatgcagaaaaatgatattaaagcTACGttagaaaaaatagaaaaacctAAACCCAAAGATAAACTTAAAACTGACATGAAAAAACGTGTGATTAAACCGAGAATGCAACCCAATAAAAAGGGCGGAAAAACGAACAAAACAAAAGTAAGGATTACATCATTTAGTTCAGATGATGAGTCGTTGGATTCTGATGACGTTTTTGGTAGCGCGGAAGCAACACCTACTAAAATGGAATTTTCCCCTCCGCAAATGCGCAAAGAAATGGAGTCAATACTTAAATTTGAATcagaaagaaaatatttacagtATACGATGTCTTCAACTGAAGTAGAAGGATCACCACCGCAAACTAGAAAATCTGAATTATTACTTGATAGAACTTTAGATCCAAATTATCAAACAGAATTACGAAGAATATCTGAAAGATCACTTTCTATCCCAAGTTCAGaagatgatttaaatattaaaacatcgGATATGGCACCAGTTTTCGCCGAACCTTCTGTTGTCAGTGAAGGTTTATCGACTGTCCCTGAAGATGATGGAGATAAATCTGTTGATGACACAGTGGAACAAGTTACAGTTCAAGAATTATTAGGCGAAGAAGATCTTAAAAGTATTAATGAAActaaagaaaaagagaaacaATTGTTACAAGCTGATATAGAGAAGGATTTGAAAGATTTAAAGGTTCctccaaaaacaaaaattacagaGATTTGTTCTCCATCTTTACGAAGAAAAGGACAAAGTCCTTTGTTATTTGCACATGCTCGATTGAACTTATCGGAAGGCTCTGCTTTTTCGCTGTTACAAAAGCAACAATCTTCAGAAGCTCAATTATTATCTGGTAGAAGAACCAAAAGTTTGGATGCACCTGTAATTTCTGTTAATCGTTTACCGCCATTAAatgctttttcaagtaaagATGATACTGTTGAGGAAGAAGATCAGTGTGATTTAATACTTAAAGAATCTGATACAACCGATTATGAATCACCAACGAAACCGAAGGAGTTTATACAGAAATCTGTTGAAAGTGATGAAAAATCTGATATAGAAAAATCAAAACCGGAAATGAAATTGCAGAAGGAAAGATCGAAGGAAAACGATCAAATTGTTCCAGATGTATCAAAAGATAGAAAGAAATCAACACAGAAAATGCCGCTAAGCAAAACGAAACCTTCACCACAAAAAATTTCCaaggaaaaagaattaaaaccaAAACCACCTTTGCCACAAAAAGCTGCCGTTGCAAAACCACCAAAGTTACCTTTAAGAACTTCTAATGGTAAACCGTTACATAAATCTTTATCTGGAGATAAACCAGACGATCCAAATTTGCCGAAACAAAAATCTCTTCCTACGCAAGCTTCTTTAACTCTCCcagaaattaaaagaacaaaaagtcAAGAGTTGGAATTGCAGAAAAAATTACCAACAAAAGAAAAGGCTAGGTCTTTAGAAAGATTGGAGCTAAAAAGAATAAGTAGTAAGGAAAGGACAAAATCTCAAGAAGAAAGTGATACTGAAGCTAAACGcaaagaaaaacaacaaatgtTATACGAAACAGCTATTAAACAaactaaaacaattaaaagtcCGGTTAAAGACACACTACCTGTTTTCCCACAAGTTGAGGAAATGGTTCGAGAAAGAGGtggtaaattagaaataagtaTCAACACTATAGAAAACAATACCGTTAGTTTAGAAGAagcaataataattacaaaatcacCTAAAAAACTGGACAAGAAAATCGATAAGAAACTTACTAAGAgcttagaattaaatttaaccgGTGATGAAGAGGAAGAATCACGATCAGTACAAAGATTAGGTAAAAGTTTAGATCTTGATAACCGCCCAGAAAAAGAGACATCagaatttgattttgattttcaacCAGATTTACCAAAAGATGAAGAACCAGCTAAACAAGAAGACGAACATTCATCTGATAACGACGACACATTACGCGAATCCGAGATGACTCAAGATATTATTTTAGAAGGAACCAGCTTGGACGTATGGCTTTCAGTCGAAGAAGTTGCAAAAGATGATAAACTTGATAACATAACAGTATTACAAAAGTCGGctgatttttttgaacaccGTCCAACAGTTAAGCCACCAGATCTCGCCAAAATTGATACAAAAAGCTCGTCGGATTCGCAGAGTATGGAAAAGATGAGCCTAGGCAACTCGTTGGACATTAAATACATCGATGACTCTGGCGATTCATCACACAAATCGGAAAAGGACGCTCAAATCACAGCGGAATTGAGAAAAGCCACTCAAACTGTtgagaaattattaatgaaaaaattagaaaagaaaagaatgcAAGCTGAACTTAGCAAAAAAGAAAGCGAGGAAAAAACTGAGGAAAAAACATTAGTACACATCACTAGTGATGAATCGTTGACATCGGTGAGTGAATTAAAAGGAGAAAAAGAATCATTTTTGCATGAAGTAACCGTAAAATTAACAACCGAAAGAAGTCGGTCTGAAGATAATACTGGCTCTTGGATTACAGTGGAATGCGAAGAGTATGTTGGAACTGAAGAATCGTTTGATTACGATGTACAAGATGAAAAAGACGACAAAGAAGATCAAAAAACTGAAGATTCTAAAACCGATGATAATTTGCTTACTACCGAAATAAGATCGAGTAATAAAATCGAGTTATTAAAGCGAAGTTCTGATCAATCTCGTTCAAGCGACACCACAGGTTCTTGGACAAGCGGAGAAAAAGATTTGAGTCCTGGCCATCACAAAGAAACAGAAGAATCAAGCGTTAGTTGTTCTATGGGACGAGCAATTGGTTTAAGTCAAACTATCGAAAAATTTGCATCGAGAGATCAAATAGATAAAACTTCGCCTGATTTAGAACCGCCAAGAAGCCCGAGAAGTCCAAGAATATGTGTTTTAGGTCGTGCTTTCACTATAGATGAAGCATCCGACAAAGAACAAGAGTCCGAAGATTCTATAAGTGACGCACATGACATTCCTAAAGATTTAACACCTATCCAAGAAGTACAAGATGAATCTAATGAGACTCCATTGAAGTACAAGAAAAAACCGTATCCATTTGAAGAGAAATGGTCTAATGATTCAGAGTTATCTCagaaattacaacaaaaaatatgcaaGAAGTTATCTTCATCTGAAAGGAATGGTTCTTCTGTTGATGATTCGTTCTCCGaatctaaaagaaataataaattatttggtGAAAAATTATCAACGGAATCAAGAAACTCCCTCGATACAGAATCTAGTTCAGGAAGTTTGGGTGTTGCAGTAAGGATGCAAAAATCCGGTGATAATAAAGAGTTTAGTTCAACATGGAAACAATTTCCGTTAGAAAGCTCGGGATCTTCAAGTTTAGAAGAAGGTATTATGCCTCCAGATCAAGATTTATATGGTCAAGAATACTTCTTAAGTAGAGAAAATTCTAGCGATTTCACCACGTTAGCCGATATCACTTACATGCAGAAAGATAATGATATCACCCCAACAAAAGATGACGACGAACCTAGTTTTCCATCAGCTTTTAATTGCCCTTGTTTAACTTCTGTTGCAATTACGGATGTTCTACACAGTTATGGAACAACTTTCTTGTCGAGGACGTTATCTAGAATCTCAGAAAGAAGTACAAATTCCGAAAAATCTAGCGTTGATGAAGATTCAACGAAAGCAAGTACTCAAAGCGATAGTTTACACGAAGAATCAGGTGCATCAAGTGACCGACAAGTTAGTATTAGTTCTGATTCACCGAGTAACGCAGCTCATGTTTCTGATTCTGAtaagaaatcaaaaagtacgaataattcgaaaattaaaaaagaaaccagTAAACCTAGTGATAAAATCAGTGAAGGACACCTTCccaatatcaataatttattacaaagacAAATTTCTGATGATAGAAGAACATCGGCTGAGATGGCTGATTTATCTATTGATGAAATCGAAATAATTACATCTGAACGTGGTTTAAAACTTCGTAGACAAGGCTCTGATGATACGGTTATCGATGAAGAATGTTTTGAAGATAGGAAACGAAGTTCAAGTAGCCAAGAAAGTGAAGAGTGGCCATTACCGGATATTCCACAAACAAAACAACCTTTATTGGCTTTGCACGAATTTCCAAGCAGTGATACGTCACAACAAACAACTCAAGTTTATCAACCACCGAAAATAGTGATCCCAAAAACGTTTGGATTACGAGGATCATTAAAAAGTCAAGAATCCGAACAATGGCCAAGTCCTCCTTCGAGTGTTGCCGAACCAGTTATAGGTAACATTGAAACTTATTATGTTAATCCTCCAGAAGAAGCGTATAAAACTATTGTAGAATCCGGAAGTACTGTTAGCACTTACGAGAATGACTCGAATTCAGATAATTCAAACAGAACTTTAGATATGGACGCTGAAAAAACTCATACGTATGAAAACGTTGCTGCCGACATTGGAAGTGAATCTTTATCGGAAAGTTTGAGTGCTGGACCGAGTGGAGTTAAAATAGTCTTAGAAAAGAAATCTGAAAGTCCTTCATCAAACTCTGAGGAGATTTTGAACGACGATGTATTCACAGATTGTCCGACGACGGGGGAGTTAAGACCTCCAACTGCAATGAGGAAAAGTACTACTTCTGATGATTCATCTCACTCTGGACATAAAACAGATTTGAAACCACCTTCCAGAAAAGCTTCTCATAGTTCTTATTCGGATGAGGATTGCACAAGTTCTATTGGAACTACTTTAGAAGATGGAACTGTTCGATATGCTTTAAAACCAACGAAATGTACGCATAGTTCACACTCCGAGGATACTTCTATAGCTCTAAGTTTGTCCGAATGGTCAAATAGCACTAACACAGTGAAGTTTCAGAATTTATCAACGAGTAATAGTAATACGAAGAGTTCTGGTTTAAAAAGTGACGATAATTCTTTAACAGATATAGCTCAATCAATTTCAGAGTGGTCTAGTAGTAACAGTAACACAATGAAAGCTCAAAGTTTACAATTCCAAAAATTATCTTCGTCCACTGGTGATTCTTCaacattaacagaaatgatACCAACAATTTCTGATTGGTCTAGTTCTGAATCAAAGACTTTAGTCGCTCAGGTTAATCAAGCTTTTTTCAATCCACCACCACCAATACAAGAGCAACGACAAATTCGATTAGGTTCCAGTGTAGACGACGTTGAATTAAGTAATATTAGCGACGTAAAAAGTCCCCAAAACATTCCATCTGAAGACGCTGTTATTAGAGGAATAACCCGGGAAAAATCGTTTACGAAATCAACTGAAAGACCGATGGTGATTCCTTCACAAATTTTATCGGAAAGCGAAAAATCAACTGAAAGTAGCAGTATGGAACAAAGAACCGTTCATGTTCAAAAATACGAtaaggaaaaacaaaagtatttacaaaaaactaaaagcaccGAAAGACCGGTTAAGGTACCgttaaaattatcgaaatgTTCGCCTTATTATTCGAGTAGTTTAAGTTCAGAATCAACTCCTTTAGCTTCAACAGCAAGCGTTAGTAAAACCGCTACCGTTCCTCTAACGAGAGTACACAAAAAGAGTTTATTACATGGAAAAAGTCCACCAAGCGAAAACGATTCGACCAGCTCAATGGAATCGCCAAAAAGCAAATCGGAAACGCGTAGAGGTTACCGTAGAAGAAGACAAACCCCTCAGAAACgctacaaaaacgaaaaggaaCACCCCAAAgaagaatatttttatgtcgAACAAGGAGattataatcaatatttaGCTAATCGGAGCGTTGAGGAAATGGTTTTCCAATATGATATTTCCGAAACATCCCCAGCCGGATATATTGAAGAGGGATATTTTCCCGATGGCGATTCCCAGTCTGGATCGGATATTTTCCGCATGGAACGCGATGAAGATGATCGATGTGAAATTGTCGAAGGGTTTGATGTTACTTCGATTCCACCACCCCTTATAGAAGATGATTTTGAGGCTGAGAAAGCGAATGATATCTGA
- the LOC111416837 gene encoding FERM, ARHGEF and pleckstrin domain-containing protein 2-like, whose product MIDNAPCHCGVEVQEFLHHKFIYEEYLDGHVLVLEKLDASFRQNNRFEQLYRDFETQKVCYLPLTTFVLKPLHRLLQYHALLQRLLKHYGPNHPDRADSLTTSDTLKDLIQPVMETLEHSENLATLCELQRDIIGFDNLYQPGRKFLRHGCLLKHSKKGYQQRMFFLFSDILLYTSRSQATLQFKVHGHMPLRGVMIEEPEGELSNYGLIIYGLPKDCGNRQMTVAANSAEEKEKWKKDLQAAIQQARDKTDTKITYLSLKSCSSSDEIVDQCGTDVATQTKPTAQRSNTTVHVCWHRNTSISMKDQLLAVENQLSGYLLRKFKSSNGWQKLWVVFTSFCLFFYKCSTDDSPLASLPLLGYNVSAPTAEDAIGKDFVFKLQYKNHIYFFRAESEYTYNRWMEVIGSATQKLKPEVELAKDVECIDAKLQEKEVLEIQSVEESIESPKTKKSKSKR is encoded by the exons ATGATTGATAATGCTCCTTGTCATTGTGGTGTTGAAGTACAAGAATTCCTTCATCATAAATTT atCTACGAAGAGTATTTAGATGGCCATGTTTTGGTATTAGAAAAACTGGACGCTTCCTTCCGCCAAAATAATCGTTTCGAACAACTTTACCGCGACTTTGAAACTCAAAAAGTTTGTTATCTTCCATTAACAACATTTGTATTAAAACCTTTACATCGATTACTTCAATATCACGCTTTACTTCAAc GATTACTTAAACATTATGGTCCAAATCATCCAGATCGAGCTGATTCGCTCACAACAAGTGATACACTGAAAGATTTAATTCAACCGGTTATGGAAACGTTGGAACATTCTGAAAATTTAGCGACATTGTGCGAATTGCAACGGGATATAATTGGGTTTGATAATTTATATCAACCTGGTAGGAAGTTTTTGAGGCATGGGTGTTTATTGAAACATTCGAAAAAGGGATATCAACAGAGAATGTTCTTTttg TTTTCGGATATTCTTCTTTATACTTCTCGATCCCAAGCTACTCTTCAATTTAAAGTTCACGGTCATATGCCTTTAAGAGGGGTCATGATTGAAGAACCAGAAGGTGAACTTTCTAATTATGGacttattatttatg GTCTTCCAAAGGATT GTGGTAATCGTCAAATGACGGTTGCAGCAAATTCCgctgaagaaaaagaaaaatggaagAAAGATTTGCAAGCCGCTATACAACAAGCTAGAGATAAAACAGATAccaaaattacttatttaagcttaaaaagttgta gttcGTCAGATGAAATTGTTGATCAATGTGGTACAGATGTGGCAACTCAAACGAAACCAACAGCACAAAGAAGTAATACAACTGTCCATGTTTGTTGGCATAGAAATACAAGTATTTCAATGAAAGATCAACTACTTGCTGTagaa aatcaaTTATCAGGGTATTTATTACGTAAGTTTAAAAGCAGTAATGGTTGGCAAAAACTTTGGGTGGTCTTCACATCATTTTGTCTTTTCTTCTACAAATGTAGTACAGATGATTCTCCATTGGCTTCCTTACCATTGTTAGGTTATAACGTTAGCGCTCCAACAGCTGAAGACGCTATTGGAaaagattttgtatttaaattgcagtacaaaaatcatatttatttCTTCCGCGCCGAGTCTGAATACACTTATAATCGATGGATGGAAGTTATTGGATCTGCGACGCAAA AATTAAAACCTGAAGTTGAACTGGCCAAAGATGTAGAATGTATTGATGctaaattacaagaaaaagaagtGTTGGAAATTCAATCTGTTGAGGAATCGATTGAGTCTCCTAAAACTAAGAAATCGAAGTCAAAAAGATAA